One Haloterrigena salifodinae DNA window includes the following coding sequences:
- a CDS encoding thiolase family protein, which produces MADTTPVIVSAVRTAQGKEDGAIADVRSEDLSIPLVDEMLAETGLSGEDVDDVVWGCAQQREEQRTNIARQIALFSELGESVPATTVDRQCASSAQAIIQAADSIAAGRQDAVIAGGVESMSRVKMGAAESGSMYPKLDEEYGMENLMMGQTAEKVAEEFDISRKEQDEYAARSQQRAVEATEEGTFDDEIVPIETGDGVHGEDEGLRPGTTTEKLAELPTVFKEDGTVTPGNASQIADGAAGIMLTSRELAAERGLEILAEVGTSYVAGVDPTIMGVGPVPATKGLLERAGREIDDYGLVEINEAFASQTLYSARELGIPMDRLNVNGGAIAIGHPLGCSGARLPVTLIHEMNREGVKRGIATECVGFGQGAAIEFELP; this is translated from the coding sequence ATGGCAGACACTACACCAGTGATCGTTAGCGCTGTAAGGACCGCACAGGGCAAAGAGGACGGTGCGATCGCGGACGTCCGCAGCGAGGACCTCTCGATTCCGCTGGTCGACGAGATGCTCGCGGAGACCGGGCTCTCGGGCGAGGACGTCGACGACGTGGTCTGGGGCTGCGCCCAGCAACGCGAGGAACAGCGGACGAACATCGCTCGCCAGATCGCGCTGTTCTCGGAACTGGGCGAAAGCGTCCCCGCGACGACGGTCGACCGTCAGTGTGCCTCCTCGGCGCAGGCGATCATCCAGGCCGCGGATTCGATCGCCGCGGGCCGCCAGGACGCGGTCATCGCCGGCGGCGTCGAGAGCATGAGTCGCGTGAAGATGGGCGCGGCCGAGAGCGGATCGATGTACCCCAAACTCGACGAGGAGTACGGGATGGAGAACCTCATGATGGGCCAGACGGCCGAGAAGGTCGCCGAGGAGTTCGACATCAGCCGCAAGGAGCAGGACGAGTACGCCGCCCGCAGCCAGCAGCGTGCCGTCGAGGCTACCGAGGAAGGCACGTTCGACGACGAGATCGTCCCCATCGAGACAGGAGACGGCGTCCATGGCGAGGACGAGGGGCTCCGACCCGGAACCACGACGGAGAAACTCGCCGAACTGCCGACTGTCTTCAAGGAGGACGGCACCGTCACGCCGGGCAACGCCTCGCAGATCGCCGACGGCGCCGCCGGCATCATGCTGACCAGCCGCGAACTGGCTGCGGAGCGCGGCCTCGAGATCCTCGCTGAGGTCGGCACCAGTTACGTCGCCGGCGTCGACCCGACGATTATGGGGGTCGGCCCCGTCCCCGCGACGAAGGGGCTGCTCGAGCGCGCCGGTCGCGAGATCGACGACTACGGGCTAGTCGAGATCAACGAGGCCTTCGCCAGTCAGACGCTCTACTCCGCGCGAGAGCTGGGGATTCCGATGGACCGGCTGAACGTCAACGGCGGTGCGATCGCCATCGGCCATCCGCTGGGCTGTTCCGGAGCGCGCCTGCCCGTGACCCTGATCCACGAGATGAACCGCGAAGGAGTCAAACGCGGCATCGCTACCGAGTGCGTCGGCTTCGGGCAGGGTGCAGCGATCGAATTCGAACTGCCCTGA
- a CDS encoding thiamine pyrophosphate-dependent dehydrogenase E1 component subunit alpha produces the protein MADYTLETEEGRREALRRMLTIREFDSTAGDYFADGEIPGFVHLYIGEEAVGVGACAALEPDDYIASTHRGHGHCIAKGLDPKLMMAELFGKQDGYCNGKGGSMHIADVDSGMLGANGIVGAGPPLATGAALSIDYDDREQVAVGFLGDGAVAQGQVHEAINLAATWDLPAVFVVENNRYGEGTPVEEQHNVDDLSDTAGAYDIPGVTVDGMDVTAVAEAIEEARKHARAGDGPTIVEAETYRYRGHYEGDEQPYRDEDEIEKWKEQDPIDRFSDLLIDRGELTEEELEELRTEIEAEIEEAIEYAQDAPLPDPSEAYEDMFAEMPPEIERFASQARADGGSLGGDRR, from the coding sequence ATGGCCGATTACACACTAGAAACTGAGGAGGGGCGACGGGAGGCGCTCCGTCGAATGCTGACGATCCGCGAGTTCGACTCGACGGCCGGCGACTACTTCGCCGACGGAGAGATCCCGGGCTTCGTCCACCTGTATATCGGGGAAGAGGCAGTCGGTGTCGGCGCGTGCGCCGCGCTCGAGCCCGACGATTACATCGCGAGCACGCACCGGGGCCACGGACACTGCATCGCGAAGGGATTGGACCCGAAGCTGATGATGGCCGAGCTGTTCGGCAAGCAGGACGGCTACTGCAACGGGAAGGGCGGCTCGATGCACATCGCCGACGTCGACTCCGGGATGCTCGGCGCGAACGGCATCGTCGGTGCGGGTCCGCCGCTGGCGACCGGCGCCGCGCTGTCGATCGATTACGACGACCGCGAGCAGGTGGCCGTCGGCTTCCTCGGCGACGGCGCCGTCGCGCAGGGACAGGTACACGAGGCGATCAACCTCGCGGCGACCTGGGACCTGCCGGCGGTCTTCGTCGTCGAGAACAACCGCTACGGTGAGGGGACGCCCGTCGAGGAGCAGCACAACGTCGACGACCTGAGCGACACGGCCGGCGCCTACGACATTCCCGGCGTCACCGTCGACGGGATGGACGTCACCGCCGTCGCCGAGGCCATCGAGGAGGCGCGCAAGCACGCTCGAGCCGGCGACGGGCCGACGATCGTCGAAGCCGAGACCTACCGCTACCGCGGCCACTACGAGGGCGACGAGCAGCCCTACCGGGACGAGGATGAGATCGAGAAGTGGAAGGAACAGGACCCGATCGATCGGTTCTCGGACCTGTTGATCGACCGCGGCGAACTGACCGAGGAGGAACTCGAGGAGCTGCGGACCGAGATCGAGGCGGAGATCGAAGAGGCGATCGAGTACGCTCAGGACGCTCCGCTCCCGGACCCGAGCGAAGCCTACGAGGACATGTTCGCCGAGATGCCACCCGAGATCGAACGGTTCGCCAGCCAGGCCCGTGCGGACGGCGGTTCGCTCGGAGGTGATCGGCGATGA
- a CDS encoding M24 family metallopeptidase: MELDVDLAPLREHLESDRLDGYLIDDDASDADQRYVSGFTAPDPYQTLVDDDGTHLLVSGLEYGRATADASADSVTRLSTYDYQELVGEHGAYEAKSRALAAFLEDHGVESIAVPQNFPTGTADGLREQGLAVTVESEGIVETIRATKTDWELEQIRSSQRANEAAMARAEELIATADIEDGLLVRDGEPLTSERVTEAIEITLLRHGCALDETIVACGADAADPHDRGSGPLAADELIVIDIFPRDKETGYFADMTRTFARGEPGEEARRRYEVTREAYETALEAVEAGATGAEVHGAACDVIEGAGYDTLRSDPNTETGFIHSTGHGVGLDIHEQPSVSPAGGDLEPGHVISIEPGIYDPAVGGVRIEDLIVVTEDGYENLTDYRVGLEPTAE; the protein is encoded by the coding sequence ATGGAACTCGACGTCGACCTCGCCCCGTTGCGCGAGCACCTCGAGAGCGACCGGCTGGACGGCTACCTGATCGACGACGACGCCTCGGACGCCGACCAGCGGTACGTCTCCGGCTTCACGGCGCCGGATCCCTACCAGACGCTGGTCGATGACGACGGCACCCACCTGCTCGTTTCGGGACTCGAGTACGGCCGCGCGACGGCGGACGCGAGCGCCGATTCCGTGACGCGGCTGTCGACCTACGACTACCAGGAGCTGGTCGGCGAGCACGGCGCCTACGAGGCCAAGAGTCGCGCGCTCGCGGCGTTTCTCGAGGACCACGGCGTCGAATCAATCGCCGTCCCGCAGAACTTCCCGACGGGGACCGCGGACGGCCTCCGCGAGCAGGGGCTCGCGGTGACGGTCGAATCCGAGGGGATCGTCGAGACCATCCGCGCGACGAAGACCGACTGGGAACTCGAGCAGATTCGCTCGAGCCAGCGGGCCAACGAGGCCGCGATGGCCCGCGCGGAGGAACTGATCGCGACCGCCGATATCGAGGACGGCCTTCTGGTGCGGGACGGCGAGCCGCTGACCAGCGAGCGCGTCACGGAGGCGATCGAGATCACGCTGTTGCGCCACGGCTGCGCGCTCGACGAGACTATCGTCGCCTGCGGCGCCGACGCGGCCGACCCGCACGACCGCGGGAGCGGCCCGCTCGCGGCCGACGAACTGATCGTGATCGACATCTTCCCACGGGACAAGGAGACGGGCTACTTCGCGGACATGACCCGGACCTTCGCCCGCGGCGAGCCGGGTGAGGAAGCCCGGCGACGGTACGAAGTCACGCGGGAAGCCTACGAGACCGCCCTCGAGGCCGTCGAAGCGGGCGCCACCGGCGCCGAGGTCCACGGCGCGGCCTGCGACGTCATCGAGGGCGCCGGCTACGACACCCTCCGGAGCGATCCGAACACCGAGACCGGCTTCATCCACAGCACCGGCCATGGCGTCGGGCTGGATATCCACGAACAGCCGAGCGTCTCGCCCGCCGGCGGCGACCTCGAGCCCGGCCACGTGATCTCGATCGAGCCCGGCATCTACGATCCCGCCGTGGGCGGGGTCCGCATCGAGGACCTGATCGTCGTCACCGAGGACGGCTACGAGAACCTGACCGACTATCGGGTGGGACTCGAGCCGACTGCAGAGTAA
- a CDS encoding OsmC family protein encodes MPERTVTARNPEGMGGTIEAGSFEWRFDEPESAGGSETGPTPVDVFLSALASCLSLSVRFQANKRDTAVKTIEVTTEAEPERGSVDRLEATIRLETDADDETVDRLVDFGERGCHVSQLVDEETPLDVSWERL; translated from the coding sequence ATGCCCGAGCGAACCGTCACCGCCCGGAACCCGGAGGGGATGGGCGGGACTATCGAGGCCGGCTCGTTCGAATGGCGGTTCGACGAACCCGAGTCAGCCGGCGGCTCGGAGACGGGGCCGACGCCGGTCGACGTCTTCCTCAGCGCGCTGGCCTCCTGTCTCTCGCTGAGCGTTCGCTTCCAGGCGAACAAGCGCGACACGGCGGTCAAGACCATCGAGGTCACGACTGAGGCCGAACCCGAACGAGGCTCCGTCGACCGCCTCGAGGCGACGATTCGACTCGAGACCGACGCCGACGACGAGACGGTCGATCGCCTCGTCGACTTCGGCGAGCGGGGCTGTCACGTCTCGCAGCTCGTCGACGAGGAGACGCCGCTGGACGTCTCGTGGGAACGGCTGTAG
- a CDS encoding LolA family protein, giving the protein MKRRRFLTVGAGAGVSLAGCVSYPSADDGPSSEALLRDAIETRRHLHDLRARRTLSVETPSDTVERTERVVRQPPAKQRLEVLESTDPDAPVGSVTVTNRETTWEYNPEEELVDIQFHGTKVDADRTLRVLESLLENYRLGYEGTTTVDGREAHVVETRPPIEETGRQLNLVVGDTTYAVPLSTDDLEDLEVTRTICIDDEYRYPVRERNEVRDGGEIRYRLTVTYEDLAIDEGVDSETFTYQPPADATVVTDGTEPEGIFDSIDEAKANVPYELPEAAIPDAYLLDRITVVERAEKYGGVTTTLWYNDPNVVARELYVVVREQGRFDPDVLEEIEIDGRTAYYRDGRIQSIFWDCDDLSYEVSSLVEGEPIREIAASIGCP; this is encoded by the coding sequence ATGAAGCGTCGACGGTTTCTGACGGTCGGTGCCGGCGCCGGCGTCTCGCTCGCCGGCTGCGTGAGCTATCCGTCTGCCGACGACGGGCCCTCGAGCGAGGCGCTGCTCCGTGACGCAATCGAGACGCGTCGCCACCTGCACGATCTCAGGGCCCGCCGAACGCTGTCGGTCGAGACACCGTCTGACACCGTCGAACGAACGGAACGCGTCGTCCGCCAACCGCCGGCCAAGCAGCGCCTCGAGGTCCTGGAGTCGACCGATCCGGACGCGCCGGTCGGATCGGTCACCGTCACCAACCGCGAGACGACGTGGGAGTACAACCCCGAGGAGGAGCTCGTCGACATCCAGTTTCACGGCACCAAGGTCGACGCCGACCGGACGCTGCGGGTCCTCGAGAGCCTGCTCGAGAACTACCGGCTCGGCTACGAGGGGACGACGACCGTCGACGGCCGGGAGGCCCACGTCGTCGAGACGCGGCCGCCGATCGAGGAGACCGGGCGGCAACTCAATCTCGTCGTCGGCGATACGACCTACGCCGTCCCGCTGTCGACCGACGACCTCGAGGATCTCGAGGTCACCCGGACGATCTGTATCGACGACGAGTACCGGTATCCGGTCAGGGAGCGCAACGAGGTCCGCGACGGCGGCGAGATCCGCTACCGACTGACCGTCACCTACGAGGACCTCGCGATCGACGAGGGCGTCGACTCGGAAACGTTCACCTACCAGCCGCCGGCGGACGCGACGGTCGTCACGGACGGGACGGAACCGGAGGGGATCTTCGACTCGATCGACGAAGCCAAGGCGAACGTCCCCTACGAGCTGCCGGAGGCGGCGATCCCCGACGCTTACCTCCTCGATCGAATCACCGTCGTCGAGCGAGCCGAGAAGTACGGCGGGGTGACGACGACGCTGTGGTACAACGATCCGAACGTCGTCGCCCGCGAACTCTACGTCGTCGTCCGCGAGCAGGGCCGGTTCGATCCGGACGTCCTCGAGGAGATCGAGATCGACGGCCGAACGGCCTACTATCGTGACGGCCGGATCCAGAGCATCTTCTGGGACTGCGACGACCTGAGCTACGAGGTCTCGAGTCTGGTCGAGGGCGAGCCGATCCGAGAGATCGCAGCCTCGATCGGCTGTCCGTAG
- the aroA gene encoding 3-phosphoshikimate 1-carboxyvinyltransferase — translation MNVTITPSSVEGTARAPPSKSYTHRAILAAGYADEATVRDALWSADTQATARAVDLFGGDVTRDGDATLEIDGFDGRPDVPADVIDCANSGTTTRLVTAAAALADGTTVLTGDESLRSRPQGPLLEALSDLGAEAYSTRGNGLAPLVVTGPLSGGAVSIPGDVSSQYITALLMAGAVTDEGIEIDLETELKSAPYVDITLEVLADFGVDARQTDDGFAVDGGQSYRPAGGDYAVPGDFSSISYPLAAGAIAGDDGDGVRIEGANPSAQGDTAIVEIVERMGADVDWDQDAGTIDVSSAPLTGIEVDVEDTPDLLPTLATLGAVADGDTRITNAEHVRYKETDRVSAMAKELGKMGVETTEERDSLTVHGGDSRLEGAIVSGCDDHRIIMSLALAGLVADGETTIEDADHVDVSFPGFFGLLEELGVALEHDDGK, via the coding sequence ATGAACGTCACTATCACGCCCTCGAGCGTCGAGGGGACGGCGCGGGCCCCGCCCTCGAAGAGCTACACGCACCGAGCGATCCTCGCGGCGGGCTACGCCGACGAGGCGACGGTCCGAGACGCGCTCTGGAGCGCGGACACGCAGGCGACTGCGCGGGCAGTGGACCTCTTCGGCGGCGACGTCACCCGAGACGGGGACGCCACCCTCGAGATCGACGGCTTCGACGGACGGCCCGACGTGCCGGCGGACGTCATCGACTGCGCGAACAGCGGGACGACGACGCGGCTCGTCACGGCCGCGGCGGCGCTGGCCGACGGGACGACCGTCCTCACCGGCGACGAATCGCTGCGCTCGCGGCCCCAGGGACCGCTGCTCGAGGCGCTCTCCGATCTCGGCGCCGAAGCCTACAGCACGCGGGGCAACGGACTGGCGCCGCTGGTCGTCACCGGGCCGCTGTCGGGCGGCGCGGTCTCGATCCCAGGCGACGTCTCCTCGCAGTATATCACCGCCCTACTGATGGCCGGCGCCGTCACCGACGAGGGGATCGAGATCGACCTCGAGACCGAGCTCAAGTCCGCGCCGTACGTCGACATCACGCTCGAGGTGCTCGCGGACTTCGGCGTCGACGCTCGCCAGACCGACGACGGCTTCGCGGTCGACGGCGGTCAGTCCTACCGGCCCGCGGGCGGCGACTACGCCGTGCCCGGCGATTTCTCGTCGATCTCCTACCCCCTCGCGGCGGGGGCGATCGCCGGCGACGATGGCGACGGCGTCCGCATCGAGGGCGCCAACCCGAGTGCCCAGGGCGACACCGCTATCGTCGAGATCGTCGAGCGCATGGGCGCCGACGTCGACTGGGACCAGGATGCGGGCACCATCGACGTCTCGAGCGCTCCCCTCACGGGTATCGAGGTCGACGTCGAGGACACGCCCGATCTGCTGCCGACGCTCGCGACGCTGGGCGCCGTCGCCGACGGCGACACGCGCATTACGAACGCCGAGCACGTCCGCTACAAGGAGACCGACCGCGTGAGCGCGATGGCCAAGGAATTGGGCAAGATGGGCGTCGAAACCACCGAGGAGCGTGACTCGCTGACGGTCCACGGCGGCGACTCCCGACTCGAGGGCGCCATCGTTTCCGGCTGCGACGACCACCGGATCATCATGTCGCTGGCGCTCGCGGGGCTGGTCGCCGACGGCGAAACGACCATCGAGGACGCCGACCACGTCGACGTCTCGTTCCCCGGCTTCTTCGGACTGCTCGAGGAGCTAGGCGTCGCCCTCGAGCACGACGACGGGAAGTAG
- a CDS encoding MFS transporter, whose product MRWQYRSTVLVLCLLAFFVTYFARMAISPVIPFIVDDFAVSNTQIGLALSGMWLAYGLSQFPSGVLGDRYGEKRVILVAVGGTSIASLLLALSPAFPAFVVLAILLGAVAGLHYAVATTLLSRTYDELGRAVGIHSIGGPLAGLVAPVAAAWVGARFGWRPALALALGVGLPVFALFAWQIRPTEPRRPERPMRDRFELAALVDLLSRPAIVFTLAVAMLGTFVVQGLLTFLPTFFVAYHDYSATAAGTAFSAFFVVRTVGQFFLGDLSDRIGRDIAIGGSMLAGAIGLFGLVGARSRVTVAAAVVLAGLGSSFFAALDPRFLDQFETAERGAGFGLVRTVYTVVGAAGSVGVGLSADLFGWGPSFLVLAGLFSITVLALGVNRAFDLGY is encoded by the coding sequence ATGCGTTGGCAGTATCGGTCGACAGTACTCGTCCTCTGTCTGCTCGCGTTCTTCGTCACCTACTTCGCTCGGATGGCGATCAGTCCGGTCATTCCGTTCATCGTCGACGACTTCGCCGTTTCCAACACGCAGATCGGACTCGCTCTGTCGGGGATGTGGCTCGCCTATGGCCTCTCACAGTTCCCCAGCGGCGTCCTCGGCGACCGATACGGGGAGAAACGAGTGATCCTCGTCGCCGTCGGCGGCACGTCGATCGCGAGCCTCCTGCTCGCCCTCTCGCCCGCGTTTCCCGCGTTCGTCGTCCTCGCCATCCTCCTCGGGGCCGTCGCCGGACTGCACTACGCCGTCGCGACGACGCTGCTGTCGCGGACCTACGACGAACTCGGTCGTGCGGTGGGCATCCACTCGATCGGCGGTCCGCTCGCCGGGCTGGTCGCGCCCGTCGCGGCGGCGTGGGTCGGGGCCCGGTTCGGCTGGCGGCCCGCGCTCGCGCTCGCCCTCGGCGTCGGCCTCCCGGTGTTCGCACTGTTCGCGTGGCAGATCCGCCCGACCGAGCCGCGACGACCGGAACGGCCGATGCGCGACCGGTTCGAACTCGCCGCGCTGGTCGACCTGCTCTCGCGGCCAGCGATCGTCTTCACGCTCGCGGTCGCCATGCTCGGCACGTTCGTCGTCCAAGGGCTGCTCACCTTCCTCCCGACGTTCTTCGTCGCCTACCACGACTACTCGGCGACGGCCGCCGGAACGGCCTTCTCGGCGTTTTTCGTCGTGCGAACCGTCGGCCAGTTCTTCCTCGGCGACCTCTCCGATCGAATCGGACGCGACATCGCGATCGGCGGCTCGATGCTTGCGGGGGCGATCGGCCTCTTCGGACTGGTCGGCGCCCGGAGCCGCGTGACCGTCGCCGCCGCTGTGGTCTTGGCCGGACTGGGCTCGAGTTTCTTCGCGGCGCTCGACCCGCGCTTCCTCGACCAGTTCGAAACCGCCGAGCGCGGTGCCGGGTTCGGACTCGTCCGGACGGTCTACACCGTCGTCGGCGCTGCCGGCTCCGTCGGCGTCGGCCTGTCGGCCGACCTGTTCGGCTGGGGGCCGTCGTTTCTCGTTCTCGCCGGACTGTTCTCGATCACGGTCCTCGCGCTCGGCGTGAACCGAGCGTTCGATCTCGGCTACTAA
- a CDS encoding DoxX family protein, producing MTAPTIPADARNTFESTIGGYTVGGRAHSLSAWFVLSLRLMMGWAFAYSGFTKIVAAEPFSAGGYLTNVAATNGNPLADVFTWMGSTPWFVEFANVAVPWGELFIGLGLLVGALVRLAAFFGALMMLMFYFGNWDIAHGVINGDFAYMLVFLAVAAFGAGRILGLDARLETYDLGGETLLERYPRLEYVLG from the coding sequence ATGACTGCACCCACCATCCCAGCAGACGCTCGCAACACGTTCGAAAGCACCATCGGCGGCTACACGGTCGGCGGACGCGCACACAGCCTGTCGGCCTGGTTCGTCCTCTCGCTTCGGCTCATGATGGGTTGGGCGTTCGCCTACTCCGGCTTCACGAAGATCGTCGCGGCCGAACCGTTCAGCGCCGGCGGCTACCTGACCAACGTCGCGGCGACCAACGGTAACCCGCTCGCGGACGTCTTCACCTGGATGGGCTCGACGCCGTGGTTCGTCGAGTTCGCGAACGTCGCCGTCCCGTGGGGCGAACTCTTTATCGGCCTCGGACTGCTCGTCGGCGCGCTCGTCCGTCTCGCGGCGTTCTTCGGCGCGCTCATGATGCTCATGTTCTACTTCGGAAACTGGGACATCGCCCACGGCGTCATCAACGGCGACTTCGCGTACATGCTCGTCTTCCTCGCGGTCGCCGCGTTCGGTGCCGGCCGAATCCTCGGCCTCGACGCCCGCCTCGAGACCTACGACCTCGGTGGCGAGACGTTGCTCGAGCGCTACCCGCGCCTCGAGTACGTCCTCGGCTGA
- the aroC gene encoding chorismate synthase, translating to MNGNRFGRLFQVTTFGESHGEAMGCTISGCPAGLELSEEDIQEDLDRRKPGQSMITTSRGEPDDVSIKSGIQDGYTTGTPIGLVIQNKDARSGKYEPFITAPRPSHGDFTYSAKFGTRNWGGGGRSSARETVNWVAAGAIAKKLLEREGIELKAHVNQIGDVEAPEVSFEEIKEHSEENDVRCAHPETAAEMQELIEEYQEEGDSIGGSIYFEAQGVPVGLGAPRFDSLSARLGQAMMAVPATTAFEFGLGREAREWTGKERNDDWEFDEEGNPTPVENDHGGIQGGISSGEPIYGEVTLHAPTSIPKSQQTADWETGEIKEEKVIGRHDPVLPPRGVPVVEAMLALTLVDFMLLSGRLNPDRVDNQPGEYDTDYHPSNPNNE from the coding sequence ATGAACGGCAACCGCTTCGGTCGCCTCTTTCAGGTGACCACGTTCGGCGAGAGCCACGGGGAGGCGATGGGCTGTACCATCTCGGGCTGTCCCGCCGGCCTCGAGCTCTCGGAGGAGGACATTCAGGAGGACCTCGACCGGCGAAAGCCGGGCCAGTCGATGATCACGACCAGCCGCGGCGAACCCGACGACGTCTCGATCAAGTCGGGGATTCAGGACGGGTACACGACCGGGACGCCGATCGGGCTGGTCATCCAGAACAAGGACGCCCGCTCGGGCAAGTACGAGCCGTTCATCACGGCGCCCCGTCCATCCCACGGCGACTTCACCTACTCGGCGAAGTTCGGCACCCGCAACTGGGGCGGCGGCGGCCGCTCGTCGGCCCGAGAGACCGTCAACTGGGTCGCTGCGGGCGCCATCGCGAAGAAGCTCCTCGAGCGCGAGGGCATCGAACTCAAGGCCCACGTCAACCAGATCGGCGACGTCGAGGCCCCCGAGGTGAGCTTCGAGGAGATCAAGGAACACTCCGAGGAGAACGACGTTCGGTGTGCCCACCCCGAGACCGCCGCGGAGATGCAGGAACTGATCGAGGAGTACCAGGAGGAGGGCGACTCAATCGGTGGCAGCATCTACTTCGAGGCCCAGGGCGTCCCCGTCGGCCTCGGCGCGCCGCGGTTCGACTCGCTGTCCGCGCGGCTCGGCCAAGCCATGATGGCGGTACCGGCGACGACGGCCTTCGAATTCGGCCTCGGCCGCGAGGCCCGCGAGTGGACCGGCAAGGAGCGCAATGACGACTGGGAGTTCGACGAGGAAGGGAATCCGACGCCCGTCGAGAACGACCACGGCGGCATCCAGGGCGGCATCTCGAGCGGCGAACCGATCTACGGCGAGGTCACGCTGCACGCGCCCACGTCGATCCCCAAGTCCCAGCAGACCGCCGACTGGGAGACGGGCGAGATCAAGGAGGAGAAGGTCATCGGCCGCCACGACCCCGTCCTCCCGCCGCGGGGCGTCCCGGTCGTCGAGGCGATGCTCGCGCTGACGCTCGTCGACTTCATGCTACTGTCGGGCCGGCTCAACCCCGACCGCGTCGACAACCAGCCCGGCGAGTACGATACTGACTACCACCCAAGTAACCCGAACAACGAGTGA